A region from the Ornithodoros turicata isolate Travis unplaced genomic scaffold, ASM3712646v1 ctg00001113.1, whole genome shotgun sequence genome encodes:
- the LOC135376464 gene encoding uncharacterized protein LOC135376464, which produces MVGHLKVLKTAGEDDEKCRTFLLDEEDHTLGNALRYVIMKNPDVKFCGYSIPHPSERKVHLHIETFETTAVAALKKGLQDLHEMSKHILKVFEDTVESHNATALQKMET; this is translated from the exons ATGGTCGGACATCTAAAAGTT TTGAAGACTGCTGGAGAAGATGACGAAAAATGCCGAACTTTCCTTCTCGACGAGGAGGACCACACGCTTGGCAACGCTTTGCGTTACGTGATCATGAAAAA CCCTGATGTCAAGTTTTGCGGCTATTCAATCCCCCATCCTTCAGAACGGAAGGTTCACCTTCATATTGAAACTTTTG AAACAACAGCTGTGGCAGCCCTGAAGAAAGGCCTTCAAGATCTTCATGAAATGAGCAAGCATATCTTGAAAGTGTTTGAG GACACTGTTGAAAGTCATAATGCGACGGCTTTGCAAAAAATGGAAACTTGA